A window of Chitinophagales bacterium contains these coding sequences:
- a CDS encoding Gfo/Idh/MocA family oxidoreductase, producing the protein MTSNRRKFLRNITLGGTALVAGKSLQASPTDRESPYSDESDGGKKAVFNMSGYAAPKLDVVRIGVIGLGMRGSDAVERLTYIDGVEITALCDKYPDRVEAAQQTLLKRGRPKAKSYSGEEGYKALCESNEVDLVYSPTPWHMHTPIALYAMKNGKHAAIEVPAAKTIDECWALVETSEKTRKHCMMLENCCYDFFELLTLNMARQGLFGEIVHAEGAYIHDLSRDWLFNKNAYADMWRLKENTGKNGNLYPTHGLGPIAQCMDINRGDKMNHLVSMSTNDFTLASLSREMAAKDPFFVPYQGDNFRGNMNTTLVRTDKGKSLMIQHDVSTPRPYSRIHVVSGTKGIASKWPSPERIAFGHSWLKKEELEGLYKKYSPPIVNHIGKIAKEVGGHGGMDFIMDWRLIDCLRNGLPLDQDVYDAATWSCILPLSQKSLSKRSSSVDVPDFTRGNWKSNKPVSLTLEGGGNTGVRK; encoded by the coding sequence ATGACTTCCAACCGACGTAAATTCCTGCGAAACATCACCTTGGGCGGTACTGCCCTGGTAGCTGGAAAATCCCTTCAGGCCAGCCCGACCGACCGTGAATCTCCTTATTCTGACGAATCGGATGGAGGAAAAAAAGCCGTATTTAATATGTCGGGTTATGCCGCCCCCAAACTGGATGTGGTTCGCATCGGTGTAATAGGATTGGGGATGCGGGGAAGTGATGCCGTGGAAAGATTGACCTATATCGATGGCGTAGAGATAACTGCCCTCTGTGATAAATACCCCGACCGGGTGGAAGCCGCCCAGCAAACACTATTAAAAAGAGGACGTCCAAAAGCAAAATCCTATTCAGGCGAAGAAGGATATAAAGCTTTATGCGAAAGCAATGAGGTGGACCTGGTCTACTCTCCCACACCCTGGCACATGCATACCCCGATTGCTTTGTATGCGATGAAGAATGGTAAACATGCAGCCATCGAAGTACCTGCTGCCAAAACCATTGATGAATGTTGGGCCCTGGTAGAAACTTCGGAAAAGACACGCAAGCATTGTATGATGCTGGAAAACTGTTGCTATGATTTCTTTGAATTACTCACCCTGAATATGGCCCGCCAGGGTCTGTTTGGAGAGATCGTACATGCCGAAGGAGCTTATATTCACGACCTGAGCCGTGACTGGCTTTTTAATAAAAATGCCTATGCGGATATGTGGCGATTAAAAGAGAATACGGGTAAGAATGGAAACCTCTACCCCACACATGGATTGGGACCTATAGCCCAGTGTATGGATATCAACCGCGGGGATAAGATGAACCACCTGGTTTCAATGAGTACCAATGATTTTACCCTTGCCTCCTTATCGCGAGAAATGGCGGCAAAGGATCCCTTCTTTGTCCCTTATCAGGGCGATAATTTCAGAGGGAATATGAATACCACGCTGGTCCGTACCGACAAAGGAAAATCGCTGATGATCCAGCATGACGTGTCCACCCCAAGACCTTATTCGCGTATCCATGTGGTGAGTGGTACAAAAGGTATTGCCAGCAAATGGCCCTCACCGGAAAGGATCGCCTTTGGACATAGCTGGTTAAAAAAAGAAGAACTGGAAGGTCTCTATAAAAAATATTCCCCTCCTATTGTGAATCATATTGGCAAGATCGCCAAGGAAGTGGGGGGACATGGTGGTATGGACTTTATTATGGATTGGCGGTTGATTGATTGTTTACGCAATGGCCTTCCGCTGGATCAGGATGTATATGATGCAGCCACCTGGAGTTGTATCCTGCCACTGAGCCAAAAATCATTATCAAAACGTTCCTCCTCTGTGGATGTACCCGATTTTACCCGGGGTAATTGGAAATCCAATAAGCCGGTAAGCCTGACACTGGAGGGTGGTGGAAATACCGGGGTCAGAAAATAA
- the trmD gene encoding tRNA (guanosine(37)-N1)-methyltransferase TrmD: MRIDILTVLPELLESPLNHSILKRAQDKGLLEVHTHALRQWAVNEYGQVDDYQYGGGAGMVMMCEPLARAIESLKAERSYDEVIYMTPDGKTLDQKTSNQLSLKGNLIIICGHYKGIDERIREHFVTMDISIGDYVLSGGELAAAVLVDTIGRLIPGVLNDETSALFDSFQDNLLAPPVYTRPEDFRGWKVPDVLLGGNHKHIEEWRLEQSLQRTRERRPDLLDE; this comes from the coding sequence ATGCGCATCGACATCCTCACCGTTCTTCCCGAACTCCTCGAAAGCCCATTGAATCACAGTATTTTAAAGCGGGCACAGGACAAAGGCCTTCTGGAGGTTCATACCCATGCCTTGCGCCAGTGGGCGGTCAATGAATATGGGCAGGTGGATGATTACCAATATGGCGGTGGTGCTGGTATGGTAATGATGTGCGAACCCCTGGCCCGGGCCATTGAATCGCTGAAGGCGGAGCGGTCCTATGATGAAGTGATCTATATGACCCCGGATGGGAAGACCCTTGACCAGAAAACCTCGAACCAACTCTCTCTTAAAGGCAACCTCATCATCATCTGCGGGCATTATAAAGGCATTGACGAAAGGATCCGCGAGCATTTTGTGACCATGGATATTTCCATTGGTGATTATGTATTGAGTGGGGGTGAACTGGCCGCTGCCGTATTAGTGGATACAATCGGCCGCTTGATCCCAGGTGTATTAAATGATGAAACCTCCGCCCTGTTCGATTCCTTCCAGGATAACTTATTAGCGCCACCGGTCTACACCCGGCCGGAAGATTTCAGGGGATGGAAAGTGCCGGATGTGTTATTGGGCGGTAACCATAAACACATTGAAGAATGGCGATTGGAACAATCGCTGCAACGTACCCGGGAAAGAAGACCCGACCTGCTGGATGAGTGA
- the ric gene encoding iron-sulfur cluster repair di-iron protein translates to MNEILTKSLAEIVTADHRAAAVFERNGLDFCCKGKRSLSTACAEKGIEPEALVDQLEESLKVPLPIADFNQYSLSDLIDHIVKTHHAYVKKELPELLGYVQKVASKHGERHPEILPVFENLFQLAEEMDLHIKKEENILFPRIKEIEKMSGENHQPAEMPGHVSIQSPIAMMELEHDQAGALMASIRQLTNDYTPPPDACTTYRLSFAGLQAFEADLHQHVHLENNILFPKALRLFAGDSSHLKG, encoded by the coding sequence ATGAATGAAATATTAACAAAAAGCCTGGCAGAAATAGTGACCGCTGACCACCGGGCTGCCGCAGTATTTGAACGTAACGGACTTGATTTCTGCTGTAAAGGCAAAAGGTCCCTATCTACAGCATGCGCAGAAAAAGGAATCGAGCCAGAAGCACTGGTGGACCAATTGGAAGAATCATTAAAAGTACCCTTGCCAATTGCTGATTTCAACCAATATTCCCTTTCCGACCTGATTGACCATATAGTTAAAACCCATCATGCCTATGTAAAAAAGGAATTACCTGAACTATTGGGTTATGTTCAAAAAGTGGCTTCCAAACATGGAGAAAGACATCCGGAGATACTTCCTGTTTTTGAAAACCTCTTCCAATTGGCCGAGGAAATGGACCTGCACATAAAGAAGGAAGAGAATATATTATTCCCAAGGATAAAGGAAATTGAAAAAATGAGTGGTGAAAATCACCAACCAGCTGAAATGCCCGGTCATGTTTCCATACAATCTCCCATTGCCATGATGGAACTGGAACACGACCAGGCCGGAGCCTTAATGGCATCCATTCGGCAACTCACAAACGATTACACCCCTCCCCCGGATGCCTGTACCACATACCGGCTCAGCTTTGCCGGTTTACAGGCATTTGAAGCTGATCTTCACCAGCATGTACACCTGGAAAACAACATCCTGTTTCCCAAAGCCCTCCGGCTATTCGCGGGTGATAGTTCTCACTTGAAAGGTTGA
- a CDS encoding ABC transporter permease subunit encodes MLKLTRYILTDILRSRIVLGYAGFLFLLTFGLFRLEDNGSRALLSLLNIILIVLPLIALVFTTIHYYNSYEFIELMLSQPLDRSTLLWSEYLGVALSLLIAWWIGAGIPLLLFSADATGLAFLLTGSALTLVFTSIAFLTSVRSRDKARGIGLTLLTWFYFSLLYDGLVLIILFSFSDYPMEKFTLVLAALNPIDLGRISIMLKMDISALMGYTGALYKDFFGSGPGILYTTGILLLWVFVPLAFALRSFRKKDL; translated from the coding sequence ATGCTAAAATTGACCCGATATATACTTACGGATATTCTGCGGAGCAGGATCGTACTTGGTTATGCCGGCTTTCTATTTCTGCTCACCTTTGGGCTCTTTCGGTTGGAGGACAATGGCAGTCGAGCATTACTCAGCCTGTTGAATATTATTTTGATCGTTCTACCCCTGATAGCTTTGGTGTTCACCACTATACATTACTACAATTCCTATGAATTCATCGAATTGATGCTTTCCCAACCCCTTGACCGAAGTACACTCCTGTGGAGTGAATACCTGGGAGTGGCCCTTTCCCTGTTGATCGCCTGGTGGATAGGCGCAGGTATCCCGCTGCTGTTGTTTTCTGCCGATGCCACCGGTCTTGCCTTTTTATTGACGGGTTCGGCGCTCACCCTCGTGTTTACCAGTATCGCCTTTCTCACCTCAGTCAGGTCACGCGACAAGGCGAGGGGGATCGGCCTCACCCTGCTTACCTGGTTCTATTTCTCCCTGCTTTATGATGGATTGGTGCTGATCATCCTTTTTAGTTTCAGTGACTATCCTATGGAAAAATTCACCTTGGTGCTGGCAGCCCTTAATCCGATTGACCTGGGCCGGATTTCGATCATGCTAAAGATGGATATCAGTGCGCTCATGGGCTATACAGGCGCCCTTTACAAAGACTTCTTTGGCTCAGGGCCTGGTATCCTATACACAACAGGTATTTTACTACTCTGGGTATTTGTTCCGCTGGCATTCGCCCTTCGCTCCTTTCGAAAAAAAGATCTTTAA
- a CDS encoding ABC transporter ATP-binding protein, whose product MIRITKLSKRFRRLQVLQGITCSFEKGQVISLLGPNGSGKTTLIKSILGMVRPDEGTIEVNGTAIGKDPSYRSGIGYMPQIGRFPDNMRVKQLFDMVSEMRNINEENLDMDLLLRLKVPDLYDKKMRTLSGGMRQKVSAALAFLFNPDCLILDEPTAGLDPLAAEIFKEKVQQQRELGKLVLITSHVLSDLEELTTHVLYLTEGKMQFFESLNDLLSRTGEKKLSRAIAKQMIESTSLSPSTIASC is encoded by the coding sequence ATGATCCGCATCACGAAGCTTTCTAAACGTTTTCGCCGGTTACAAGTGCTTCAGGGTATAACCTGCAGTTTTGAAAAGGGACAAGTCATTTCTTTACTTGGACCCAATGGATCGGGAAAAACGACCCTTATAAAATCCATACTTGGTATGGTTCGCCCAGATGAAGGGACAATTGAAGTAAATGGAACAGCCATCGGCAAAGACCCCTCCTATCGATCTGGCATTGGCTATATGCCCCAAATTGGCCGTTTCCCGGATAATATGCGTGTAAAGCAGCTGTTTGATATGGTCAGTGAAATGAGAAATATCAATGAAGAAAATTTGGATATGGATCTTCTTTTGCGATTGAAGGTTCCTGATCTGTATGATAAGAAAATGAGAACACTGAGTGGGGGAATGAGGCAGAAAGTAAGCGCGGCACTAGCTTTTCTTTTCAATCCCGACTGTTTGATCCTGGATGAGCCTACGGCAGGTCTTGATCCACTGGCGGCAGAAATTTTCAAAGAAAAAGTACAACAACAAAGGGAGTTGGGGAAACTGGTATTGATCACCTCACATGTATTGAGTGATCTCGAGGAGCTCACTACCCATGTGCTTTACCTCACGGAAGGGAAGATGCAGTTTTTTGAAAGTTTGAATGACCTGCTTTCCCGTACCGGGGAGAAGAAACTTAGTCGCGCCATCGCGAAACAAATGATTGAATCGACATCCCTTAGCCCATCAACCATTGCATCATGCTAA
- a CDS encoding nitrous oxide reductase family maturation protein NosD, protein MKKLFIILFFVLAFLSGLARTLIVSPQAKIRTLRQAIQMANDGDTILLTKGIYREGALTITKSIKLIGHGSPVLDGEKKHEILLISGKNILVKGITFQNSGYSAMNDFASIKVVNADRISLIGNIIIDAYFAIHVSNSTHTTISGNRIQGSPVSEQLTGNGIHLWKSTRAQILNNQITGHRDGIYFEFVSQSTITGNTSEKNIRYGLHFMFSNDDRYEGNIFRGNGAGVAVMYSKRVIMIRNQFEENWGPSAYGLLLKDITDSDISENAFLTNTVGIHMEGSSRIGITHNQFKNNGWAIKVQASCDDNRFTKNNFIGNSFDVGTNGTMMLNEFSDNYWDKYEGYDLNKDGIGDIPFHPVSMYSMIIEQNPSTLILFRSFLTSLLDRSEKAIPGLTPADLVDKTPMMKIQ, encoded by the coding sequence ATGAAAAAACTGTTTATCATACTATTCTTTGTTCTGGCCTTTCTTTCAGGATTGGCCAGAACATTAATAGTCAGTCCTCAAGCCAAAATCCGAACCTTGCGCCAAGCGATACAAATGGCAAATGATGGGGATACCATTCTCTTAACAAAAGGGATATATCGGGAAGGCGCATTAACCATAACAAAATCAATCAAGCTTATCGGCCATGGAAGCCCTGTATTGGATGGAGAGAAGAAGCATGAGATACTCTTGATCAGTGGAAAAAATATTCTGGTAAAGGGGATTACCTTTCAAAATTCAGGATATTCTGCAATGAATGATTTTGCTTCGATCAAAGTCGTCAACGCAGATCGAATTTCATTGATAGGAAATATCATTATAGATGCGTACTTCGCTATTCATGTATCGAATAGTACCCATACAACGATTTCAGGCAATCGTATTCAGGGAAGCCCGGTTTCTGAACAACTAACGGGAAATGGAATTCACTTATGGAAATCAACCAGGGCGCAAATTTTGAATAATCAGATAACAGGGCACCGGGATGGGATTTATTTTGAATTTGTATCCCAATCCACGATCACTGGCAATACCAGCGAGAAGAATATTCGCTATGGTTTGCATTTTATGTTCTCCAATGATGACCGCTATGAGGGAAATATCTTTCGTGGAAACGGGGCTGGTGTTGCCGTGATGTACTCGAAAAGGGTGATCATGATAAGGAACCAGTTTGAAGAAAACTGGGGGCCTTCAGCTTATGGCCTTCTTTTAAAAGACATAACAGACAGTGACATTTCAGAAAATGCATTCCTCACCAACACCGTAGGAATTCATATGGAAGGTAGCAGCCGGATTGGCATTACCCATAATCAATTTAAGAACAATGGCTGGGCCATAAAAGTACAGGCCAGTTGTGATGATAACCGTTTTACCAAAAACAACTTCATCGGCAACAGTTTTGATGTGGGTACGAATGGCACGATGATGTTAAATGAATTCTCCGATAATTATTGGGACAAATATGAAGGGTATGATTTAAACAAGGATGGTATCGGGGATATCCCTTTCCACCCGGTTAGTATGTACTCCATGATCATCGAACAAAATCCCTCCACCCTGATCCTGTTTCGAAGTTTTCTTACCTCACTCCTTGACCGGTCAGAAAAAGCCATACCTGGCCTGACTCCGGCCGACCTGGTGGATAAGACACCTATGATGAAAATACAATGA
- a CDS encoding nitrous oxide reductase accessory protein NosL: MKTKLSFISRIAIAFASGALLCVFFLPAWRIDLFAPQYPEGLTMRIWINGLSGQVDIINGLNHYIGMKHISEEMFPEFSYLPYVVFFYLLIGMIIVFTGSKKWLVAYLGLIVLGGLLAMYDFYQWGYSYGHELDPNAAIRVPGLSYQPPLIGHKRLLNFDAYSFPDIGGWVVIGASALAFLVGFVEWTYPRFGKKRASLPLVACLFAFFAVSCQVKPRPIQVGKDNCDLCRMTIMDPKFGAEIVTNKGKTYVFDDMICLYRFSRSGIINPTDISLKVVVDYDQTGSFVEIDKAWFRMGPDVNSPMGSHVAGYANQTAAAKKGTGEGIRILNWKDLSTAWEK; encoded by the coding sequence ATGAAAACCAAATTATCATTCATATCGCGGATCGCTATCGCTTTTGCCAGTGGGGCCTTACTTTGTGTGTTCTTTCTCCCCGCCTGGAGGATCGATCTCTTTGCCCCGCAATACCCGGAAGGGTTGACCATGCGGATCTGGATCAATGGCCTTTCCGGACAGGTAGATATCATCAATGGGTTGAACCACTATATCGGCATGAAGCATATCTCGGAGGAAATGTTTCCCGAGTTCAGCTATCTCCCCTATGTCGTGTTTTTCTACCTGCTTATTGGAATGATAATCGTATTTACAGGAAGTAAAAAATGGTTGGTGGCCTATCTGGGACTCATTGTCCTGGGTGGCCTACTGGCCATGTACGATTTCTACCAATGGGGATATTCCTATGGTCATGAACTTGATCCCAATGCGGCGATCCGGGTGCCAGGTCTTTCTTACCAGCCACCACTTATCGGTCATAAAAGGTTATTGAACTTTGATGCCTATTCCTTCCCGGATATTGGGGGCTGGGTTGTTATCGGGGCATCGGCCCTGGCCTTCCTGGTGGGCTTTGTTGAATGGACTTACCCCAGGTTTGGGAAAAAAAGGGCATCCCTCCCCCTGGTTGCCTGCCTTTTTGCCTTCTTCGCCGTTTCCTGTCAGGTAAAACCCCGGCCCATCCAGGTAGGAAAAGACAATTGTGATCTCTGCCGCATGACGATCATGGATCCAAAATTTGGGGCGGAAATAGTTACTAATAAGGGCAAAACCTACGTCTTTGATGATATGATCTGCCTCTACCGATTCTCCAGAAGTGGAATCATCAATCCAACCGATATTTCACTTAAGGTGGTAGTTGATTATGATCAAACGGGTTCCTTTGTTGAAATAGATAAGGCCTGGTTCAGAATGGGACCCGATGTAAACAGCCCAATGGGTAGCCATGTAGCCGGTTATGCCAACCAAACAGCCGCAGCCAAAAAAGGAACCGGAGAAGGTATTCGTATACTTAATTGGAAAGACCTGTCTACGGCCTGGGAAAAATGA
- the nosZ gene encoding Sec-dependent nitrous-oxide reductase, which translates to MQASLLLTFFALTLFSCKPKGTQSAVSGDAATKVYVAPGKYDEFYNFVSGGFSGQMSVYGLPSGRLFRVIPVFSVDPEKGYGYSEESKPMLNTSHGFVPWDDLHHIALSVTKSEHDGRWAFGNANNTPRIARIDLKTFRTAEIIEIPNSAGNHSSPFITQNSEYVVAGTRFSVPIGDNQDVPINTYKDNFKGTVSFIGVDPKEGTMNVAFQILTPGINFDLARAGKGKSGDWFFFSCYNSEKANTLLEVNASQKDKDFIMAVNWKKAEEYAKAGKGQKKPVRYAHNVYDEKTHSAKSTIMNEVLVLDPKDCPDMVYFMPCPKSPHGCDTDPSGEYIVGSGKLAAVIPVFSFTKIQAAIAAKNYDGDFDGIPVLKYEAVLHGEVQKPGLGPLHTEFDANGYAYTSFFVSSEIVKWRVSDLQVVDRVPTYYSIGHLSVPGGPTAKPHGKYVIAYNKITKDRYLPTGPELAQSAQLYDISGEKMKLILDFPTIGEPHYAEAIPSSLIMNNSKKIYAIEENGHPYAAKGEGQAKVERKGNEIHVYMSSIRSHFTPDNIEGVKLGDIVFFHVTNLEQDWDVPHGFAVKGASNAELLIMPGETQTLVWKPEKVGVYPMYCTDFCSALHQEMQGYIRVSPAGSNVPLTFSTGTNLPTEPGK; encoded by the coding sequence ATGCAGGCCAGCCTGCTCCTTACCTTCTTTGCCCTCACACTATTTTCGTGCAAGCCAAAAGGAACGCAATCCGCTGTGAGTGGTGATGCCGCAACTAAAGTATATGTAGCGCCAGGTAAGTATGATGAATTTTACAATTTCGTTTCGGGAGGGTTCAGCGGACAAATGTCTGTATATGGCCTGCCTTCTGGCCGGCTTTTCCGGGTAATCCCCGTTTTTTCCGTTGACCCCGAAAAAGGATATGGGTATAGTGAAGAAAGCAAACCCATGCTTAATACCTCTCATGGTTTTGTTCCCTGGGATGACCTGCACCATATTGCCCTGTCGGTCACAAAAAGTGAACACGACGGGCGATGGGCATTTGGCAACGCCAATAATACCCCGCGTATAGCGCGCATTGACCTAAAAACCTTTAGAACTGCCGAGATCATTGAGATTCCCAATAGCGCTGGTAACCACTCCTCCCCTTTTATTACCCAGAATTCAGAATATGTTGTAGCCGGAACAAGGTTCTCCGTGCCTATTGGTGATAATCAGGATGTGCCTATCAATACGTATAAGGACAATTTTAAAGGAACTGTAAGTTTTATTGGCGTTGATCCCAAAGAAGGAACGATGAACGTGGCATTTCAGATCCTGACACCAGGCATCAACTTTGATCTGGCTCGTGCAGGAAAGGGTAAATCGGGCGATTGGTTCTTTTTTAGTTGTTATAACTCTGAAAAAGCCAATACTCTGCTGGAAGTAAATGCATCACAAAAGGACAAGGATTTCATTATGGCCGTAAACTGGAAAAAGGCAGAAGAGTATGCCAAAGCCGGAAAAGGCCAGAAGAAACCCGTTAGGTATGCGCATAATGTATATGATGAGAAAACACATAGCGCCAAATCCACGATCATGAATGAGGTTTTGGTACTTGATCCGAAGGACTGTCCTGACATGGTGTACTTTATGCCCTGCCCCAAATCGCCCCATGGTTGTGATACCGATCCGTCTGGTGAATACATAGTGGGAAGTGGTAAACTGGCTGCGGTTATTCCCGTATTCTCCTTTACAAAAATTCAAGCGGCCATTGCTGCGAAAAATTATGACGGAGATTTTGATGGCATTCCGGTTTTAAAATATGAGGCCGTATTACATGGGGAAGTACAAAAACCCGGTCTGGGACCTTTACACACTGAATTTGACGCGAATGGCTATGCCTATACCTCCTTTTTTGTATCCTCGGAGATCGTAAAATGGAGGGTCAGTGACCTGCAAGTGGTGGATCGGGTACCGACTTATTATTCGATCGGTCACCTGAGTGTTCCGGGAGGCCCCACGGCCAAACCACATGGAAAATATGTAATCGCTTATAACAAGATCACCAAAGACCGCTATCTGCCTACCGGACCCGAATTGGCGCAAAGCGCTCAGCTCTATGATATCAGCGGGGAAAAGATGAAGTTGATCCTTGACTTCCCAACCATAGGCGAGCCCCATTATGCGGAAGCTATTCCTTCCTCCTTGATCATGAACAACAGTAAGAAGATCTATGCCATTGAAGAGAATGGACACCCTTATGCTGCAAAAGGCGAAGGACAGGCCAAGGTGGAGCGTAAAGGAAATGAGATCCATGTCTACATGTCTTCGATACGTTCGCATTTTACCCCAGATAATATTGAAGGCGTAAAATTGGGTGATATTGTATTCTTCCATGTTACGAATTTGGAGCAGGATTGGGATGTGCCCCATGGCTTCGCTGTAAAAGGAGCAAGCAATGCGGAATTACTTATTATGCCCGGTGAAACACAGACTTTAGTTTGGAAACCAGAAAAAGTCGGGGTTTACCCCATGTATTGTACCGATTTCTGTTCTGCACTGCACCAGGAAATGCAAGGATATATCCGCGTAAGCCCTGCCGGTTCGAACGTACCGCTGACGTTTAGTACCGGTACAAACCTGCCGACAGAACCCGGAAAATAA
- a CDS encoding cytochrome c — translation MKLEKTWILALLTGSVIWFISCGEQGVKESDPPVDIEKVAEKQPEVHGSEIKAGDIKFENPLNAEWVLSGKGIYELKCQACHKLTTDKLVGPGWKDVTKKREPVWIMNMITNVDMMLEKDPEAQKLLEQCLVRMPNQNITTDEARQVIEFMRQNDGEK, via the coding sequence ATGAAGCTGGAAAAAACATGGATCCTGGCACTACTAACGGGATCTGTCATTTGGTTCATCTCTTGTGGTGAACAAGGGGTAAAAGAATCTGATCCCCCTGTTGACATTGAAAAGGTGGCTGAAAAACAGCCTGAGGTGCATGGCAGTGAGATAAAGGCAGGTGACATCAAATTTGAAAACCCGCTTAATGCGGAATGGGTATTGTCAGGAAAAGGCATTTATGAATTGAAATGCCAGGCCTGTCACAAATTAACCACAGATAAACTAGTGGGCCCAGGCTGGAAGGATGTGACCAAAAAACGTGAGCCAGTATGGATCATGAACATGATCACCAATGTGGACATGATGCTGGAAAAAGATCCGGAAGCTCAAAAACTTCTCGAGCAATGTTTGGTTCGAATGCCCAACCAGAATATTACTACGGATGAGGCCCGTCAGGTGATCGAATTCATGCGACAGAATGACGGAGAAAAATAG
- a CDS encoding Rrf2 family transcriptional regulator: MFLSKSFGYAIRGILYISMVQEEGRKIQVEEIAEKLAAPKHFLGKILQELVKTGLLKSTKGPYGGFELMPDTLNKPILEIFKTTDDIDQLGHCELRFNKCDIDHPCPLHHNVLKIRQDFVELLTNTTVKDLISGETALTIDRISINNL, from the coding sequence ATGTTTCTATCAAAATCATTCGGGTACGCAATAAGAGGCATATTATATATCTCCATGGTACAAGAGGAGGGCCGGAAAATTCAAGTGGAAGAAATAGCCGAGAAGTTAGCAGCTCCAAAACACTTCCTGGGGAAGATTCTTCAGGAATTGGTAAAAACCGGGTTGCTAAAATCTACCAAAGGACCTTATGGGGGATTTGAATTGATGCCTGATACATTGAATAAGCCTATTCTGGAGATTTTCAAGACCACAGACGATATTGACCAACTAGGTCATTGTGAACTGCGCTTTAATAAATGCGATATCGATCACCCATGTCCTTTGCACCACAATGTACTCAAGATTCGTCAGGATTTTGTTGAATTATTGACCAATACAACTGTAAAGGACCTGATTTCTGGAGAAACAGCCTTGACAATTGATCGTATTTCAATCAATAACCTGTAA
- a CDS encoding DUF542 domain-containing protein, with protein MVLADYKIDGASYVNEIVAHDYRTADVFRKYDIDFCCGGKWSLEATSKMKGLDLETLLRELKSATRTIQISNALPFDEWKLDFLSDYIINVHHRYLKKALPEIREYVDKFIEGHLKKYPELEEMQVLIQRMEKHMIPHMQQEEEIIFPYIKQIAYAYYNKESYAGLLVRTLRKPVEDMMKNEHDVTNGQLRRLRAITHNFQLPEKPCNMHRVTFYKLREFDNDLVQHLHLENNILFPKAIQMEKELLQNDLH; from the coding sequence ATGGTTTTAGCCGACTATAAGATCGATGGGGCTTCGTACGTCAACGAAATAGTGGCGCACGATTACCGCACAGCTGATGTCTTTCGCAAGTACGACATCGATTTTTGCTGTGGGGGTAAGTGGTCGTTGGAAGCCACCAGCAAAATGAAAGGGCTCGACCTCGAAACCCTGCTTCGGGAACTGAAATCGGCTACCCGTACGATCCAGATCTCCAATGCCTTACCTTTTGATGAATGGAAACTCGATTTCCTGTCGGATTATATCATTAATGTCCACCACCGCTACCTGAAAAAAGCCCTCCCCGAGATCAGGGAGTACGTGGACAAATTCATCGAAGGTCATCTCAAAAAGTATCCTGAACTGGAGGAAATGCAGGTCCTGATCCAACGTATGGAGAAACACATGATCCCCCATATGCAACAGGAAGAGGAGATCATTTTCCCCTATATCAAACAGATCGCCTACGCCTATTATAATAAGGAAAGCTATGCCGGTTTGCTGGTACGTACCCTGCGCAAACCCGTGGAGGACATGATGAAGAATGAACATGATGTAACCAACGGGCAATTAAGACGGCTACGGGCGATTACCCATAATTTTCAGCTTCCGGAGAAACCCTGCAATATGCACCGGGTAACCTTCTATAAGCTCCGCGAATTCGATAACGACCTGGTCCAACACCTTCATTTGGAGAACAATATCCTCTTCCCCAAGGCCATTCAAATGGAAAAGGAACTTTTGCAGAATGATCTCCATTGA